CCGTCAAAGAATCGCGGCGAGATTATTCCTGCCAAAGAAGAGCTCAATCAGCTAGCGCAAGAATACAGCGAGATGCAACCAAATGTACAACTAAGATTGTCGCCAGGCCAGTATAGATACCTGTTACACCACAACGAGAAAGATAAGCTGTCGCTGGTGGACAACATAGGGACAATCGAACGAAGAACTTCTACTTATGTAATGTTTCCTTTCCAAGAGCCAAAAGAAGGTTTTCTTTTAGAGATTAGAGGCAACGATAACCAAGCCACAATCGCAGCTCGCAAACTATCGGAATCTTTTGGTGAAGAACTAGAAATTACCATCACAAGCCCTATCGTTGACACAGTGGACTTTTGCAACTCCATCGTTGTTCCATTTCTGGCCATGGGCCTCATCGTGACTACCGCCGACTGCTTGATACGGTTCACATACCAAGAAGGAAATAAGTCTGTCACATATGCTTTGGATATTCTACGCGAGTACCTCAGGAAGATTAACGTCACAATTATGGACAAATCTTTTATTAGATCATGGATCGTAGAGGCGCCGAAGCATCCAGTTCCCCAGCCTGTAACGGAAAAAAAACACCACGCGCACCATGGTGCATATATCCAGCAATACTCGTACGGATATGCGACTTTATAGCCTAGTTCCCAATGTCTCATTAAAATGTATAATGGATACGTCAGCATTCCTTAATGATGTATATTTAGGATCATGATACTTGGCGTCTAAGTATTCGTAGTTTTGGCGTAGTATCTGCTTCCTTTTGGGATTTTTGAACTCAAGGCGCTCCCGCTGGTATTCCAGAGTAAGTACGTTCTTCAGAATCTTCCGACATATATAGTTGTCGTATGCAAGTTCCGGATTGCTGTCTGCATCCTCTATCTCAGATACAGCCTTCAGGATAAAGGTCAGCGACCGACGGCCAGCCTCTATGGCATCTAGTACCGGGCACGTATTCTGCGGCAACGCTTGCCGGCGTTTTAATGCATAATCCTCACTAAACTTCACCCTAATATAATTCGTATAGCTCTCTTTTATCATTGCACGCTGGGCTACCAAAGGTCGAAGCCGGAAGAAGCGACGATAGAGCATTCTCACTTGTTCGGCCCTGCAACTCTCATTAAAACATACGGGAAGCAGGTAAGGAGTCTTATCAGTTAGCAGAGTGTAGTTACTGGTTATAATTGCCTTAGAGGTCCGCATGAGTGGACCGGTAGCATTGGGAGAC
This is a stretch of genomic DNA from Eremothecium gossypii ATCC 10895 chromosome VI, complete sequence. It encodes these proteins:
- the IRC19 gene encoding Irc19p (Syntenic homolog of Saccharomyces cerevisiae YLL033W (IRC19)), whose translation is MLPLAIPPNNIVRAMSSPNATGPLMRTSKAIITSNYTLLTDKTPYLLPVCFNESCRAEQVRMLYRRFFRLRPLVAQRAMIKESYTNYIRVKFSEDYALKRRQALPQNTCPVLDAIEAGRRSLTFILKAVSEIEDADSNPELAYDNYICRKILKNVLTLEYQRERLEFKNPKRKQILRQNYEYLDAKYHDPKYTSLRNADVSIIHFNETLGTRL